The Arachis duranensis cultivar V14167 chromosome 2, aradu.V14167.gnm2.J7QH, whole genome shotgun sequence genome has a window encoding:
- the LOC107475238 gene encoding protein FAR1-RELATED SEQUENCE 5-like, producing the protein MVKKEPSAAVEYETLPCYRGDELAQDVRVLNRVFWSFYPCIRAFRHCKPVVQVDGTHLYGKYKGALLVAVSQDGNNNIVPIAFALVEGETSDAWSFFLRHLRTHVVTKDGVGLISYRHESIRSAVSRCDGAWEPPRARHMFCIRHIASNFLRKFKAPFMKKLVVNIGYSKTVDEYEIRYQRLRSRGEAYTRWLDRIPREQHSLAYDGGHRWGHMTTNLVECINGVLKDARNLPVTALVKATFYRLNELFTRKRDGAETRLRAGHLFSEIVTEKIQQNLIAAGNIMVSCFDRQNEVFEVREMPSGVEYAVDLQRRHCDCGYFQVDCFPCRHVFACCANQRLDWQVYVHEVYQMDEIRKVYRARFRPLGNPTTWPVYGGPRMIPNPSLKRVTRGHPKQTRFLNEMDTRSMRGPRRCRLCGVEGHSRSRCPQRAGTSAREQDPP; encoded by the exons ATGGTGAAGAAAGAGCCATCAGCAGCCGTCGAATATGAAACGTTACCTTGCTACCGCGGGGATGAATTGGCTCAGGATGTCAGGGTTCTAAACCGAGTTTTCTGGAGTTTCTACCCATGTATAAGAGCATTTAGGCACTGCAAGCCGGTTGTACAGGTAGATGGCACACACTTGTATGGAAAATATAAAGGAGCGTTGTTGGTCGCAGTTTCTCAAGATGGTAACAACAATATTGTGCCAATTGCATTTGCGCTTGTAGAGGGGGAGACATCAGATGCATGGTCCTTTTTCCTTCGTCATTTGCGAACCCATGTGGTGACGAAGGATGGGGTGGGACTTATCTCTTATCGACACGAGTCTATTAGGTCAGCAGTTTCTCGTTGTGATGGAGCATGGGAGCCGCCAAGGGCCAGACACATGTTTTGCATTAGGCACATAGCATCGAACTTCTTGAGGAAGTTCAAGGCACCGTTCATGAAAAAGCTTGTGGTGAACATAG GCTATTCTAAGACAGTGGATGAATACGAAATCCGTTACCAGAGGTTGCGCAGTCGGGGTGAGGCATACACTCGCTGGCTAGATCGGATTCCCCGTGAGCAACACTCTTTGGCATATGATGGTGGCCATCGATGGGGTCATATGACGACAAATCTGGTGGAATGCATCAATGGGGTGTTGAAGGATGCACGCAATCTTCCCGTCACAGCACTTGTAAAGGCAACTTTTTATAGACTGAATGAGTTGTTCACAAGGAAAAGGGATGGCGCTGAGACTCGTCTTCGAGCCGGACACTTATTCTCTGAAATAGTGACCGAAAAGATTCAGCAAAATTTGATTGCGGCTGGAAACATTATGGTTAGTTGCTTCGATCGGCAGAATGAAGTTTTCGAGGTGAGGGAGATGCCCAGCGGTGTTGAGTATGCGGTAGACCTGCAACGTAGGCACTGTGACTGTGGTTATTTTCAGGTTGATTGCTTTCCATGTCGTCACGTTTTTGCATGTTGTGCAAACCAACGTCTTGATTGGCAAGTTTACGTTCACGAGGTGTATCAAATGGATGAGATCCGAAAGGTGTACAGAGCTAGATTTAGGCCATTGGGCAACCCAACAACATGGCCGGTGTATGGAGGGCCACGGATGATACCTAATCCTTCACTTAAGAGAGTTACCAGAGGTCATCCCAAACAAACTCGCttcttgaatgagatggacACACGATCAATGCGAGGTCCTAGACGTTGTAGGCTATGCGGTGTAGAAGGACACAGTCGTAGTAGGTGCCCCCAGCGCGCCGGAACCAGTGCACGCGAGCAAGACCCACCGTAA